From the genome of Anopheles funestus chromosome 2RL, idAnoFuneDA-416_04, whole genome shotgun sequence:
TCTCGATGAACGGGCTAGACGTGTTCAAGATTCTTCGAACGTACGTCATTAAACACTACTACGAGGTTCATGTTGGAAAGACAAATCCAGCTCAAATGCACGCACCTATAAGAGCAACGTAAAAGtattcgaaaacaaaatcatgaaaTCCATGTTAACTAACTTACCACAAAATATTGGTCATGCAGGAAAGTGGCAGTAATTCGAACGTAGAAAAGATGTtcagcagaaagaaaaacaattactCAGGCTCAGTAACGTGGTGATGCAAAGAAGGGTAGGACGAAAAATGTATGGCGAACATGATTAGAAATATTAACGAATTATCCCGTTTTCAACGTGTTGTTAGTCAGTAGgtttaaaagtgttttttccATCCAATTCATCATGTtacaaaagaggaaaaaaggaaaagatgtAGAATCAGgaaatgaaggttttttttttggttaggaATAGccgtttcatttcaaattgccCCTTTGTGTTAAACATATTCACACATTCAACACACCACTTTAAAAGTTCATTCAGATAATATGCAATCGCTGGTATGGAATCTCGACAAACGATTATTTTACTTGCTAAAAGATCGACATTGGGTGGAAACATAAATGCAAtagttaattataaaaaaaacaagctaaaCGAAAATTATATTCTAAATATAAAAACGTCTCTGATGAATGGATTAATCGAAAATTCAGTataattcttttgtttttattgaccaAAAGTTTTAGGCCCGGGCAAAAACGCTTCTTTGAGGCGATGATTCAAAATTGGGATTGACGGATATGTTGAGCTAGAAGAACTGCGTCTGTGTAATTTCTGTAAGATTGCCCTTCATCTACACTAGCGTTTATCTGCAAATGTTTATTGTTAAGAAATTACATAACTTTAGTTGGAAAGTGGACTCAGCTGAAAGTGATTCAGCTGGACGGTAGAGTTAGGACAGATGGTTCGAAAAGTAGCGTATAAAAttggtatttatttattgattattcATTATTCCCATCCTGTGtcattgtttttatctttccaCTAATGACAAAGCGTTGTAAGTTTACTCAATTTTGCATGCCTGCATATTAGTTCCTCATCCGTCATATTTAGACATTTTAGACAACTACTTGAACATATATTCCTCGTCGGAAGCATTAGTAATATAGCACCGGTTGTTTTACCAGACCGGATGTACTAGGATAGGATGGGTAGTGAGTAAAAACAGTAAATAATCAATTTGAAATAGCATTGCGAAGGAACATTACTTCCCCCTAACACCACTGTTGCACGAGACTAGCGGTGAATGGCGAGTAGAGAAGATAATACGAAATGTTGGTGGCATTTCGGAGCCCTATTAGATAGGATGATGAGAGTTTATAATGTGTGCTAGTGTTGCTAAGGAACTTGCCCAGCGAAAGATTAACTGGAGGCAGCAAACTTAACATCCAATATCGTACACCCTTCACATTTAAGTAGACTGTGTCTGTCAGCAGAACTTAGGCTATGTATGGATCTAGGATCTAAACAGAAATGAATTTTATCGATTAATGCATAAGGTAGCAACTTGATACAAACCAACTAACCATCAAtgagcaaaaacacaaacaaacaaagacatACAGAAATGAAGCTAGAACAAACACAGAACATTGATTGATAGCCATCAAGTCgaaatttgatttttgaaataaaataaaatgcatcgaTGAATTTATCTAGTGAATTTTATGACTAGTGACCTCTTATTCCAAAGAAAGATTTCCAAGGGTCGTTAGTTTTGCAGTGCATTACAGTTGTAATGATTAGGCTGATAATTTGTTTGGCCATTGAGTACCATGTGCGCTTTCTTACAGTGAACAAAGAAACGGTATGTTGGTTATCCATTCTTTTTCGATTCCAATGCTATTTATTTCGTAacaaattatatatttttaacatgCGCCTTCAGCTCGTTCAGTATATCAAACGTAGTTGCATTCCGGTCAATATGCTGTTCGAAGAATTTCTGTAACGTTTCTAAGGCATTTAAAGCTTCCAGTTTTTGAACTAAAGTTTGTCGTTGTTCAATAACTGTGTCGttacatttgtttgctttcagttgttgattttttatatCAGAAATAGGGGTTTTTATCCGTCGTCCGTTTTTTCTAAGGATTTCCTTTCTTGCGGCCAGAAACTGTTTCGTGTTCAACGTAACATTACCTTCTTCTTTCTCATCATGCTTTTGGCATTGATTAATAACCATCTCCACGATATCGTCGTCAGTCAACATACCAGTAACGGCAACATTCTCATCTACTCGTACGTAATCTTGGAAGCTTGGTTTCGGTTCGTGTAGGACAAGCTCTTCCCAATCTGACTCGTTTGGCCAAATGGGATCACCTTTCTCTTCATGTTGTGATAAACTATCGCACAAAGCGTATGGCCAACATCCCGCTTGCATAAAACAATTCACTATAGTATCGCTGCTTATATTGTCCCATGCTCGAGCGGCAGCTGGAAAGGCATGTGACAAATTTGTATCCGGTTTGGTTTGGGTTTTCTGACACTCTAACAGATATGTGACTACATCCGCacgaaaattcattttaaagttttctattaattttttgtgcAGTGGTTGTACAACATAGGTTGAGGATTTCGAAGGCTGAAGTACTATTTTAACGTTCGGCAAATTTGGTAACATTGAATGGATGATTGAGTGATTCAAGAGCAacacgatttgttttttatttgtgctcATTGTTTCGTTTACTTGTGTTAACCATGAGACAAATATCGTTCTTGTAATCCATGCATTGGAGTTGCACTCGTAATTGACGGACTGATGTTTCGTGcctgaaatttaaattgaataactGGGTTAAATTGTGTAGGAAGGAATTGACAGAAATTATCACTTACCTACGAAACATTCGGACCGACTTGATTGACCAATAATTAGAATAGGTAATTTGTCCGTTCCAGTAAGGTTGGCGCACAGTAGCACCGTTAAACGCTCATGTGCATCTTCACCATCACGACAATCTTTTAACttgtatttaaatatttgttcggGCATACATTTATAAAATAAGCCTGTCACCGCGATGCTATAAATATCGTTTGCTTCAAATTCGTCCAGCAAACTCGTAAAACAATCCGCCCATGCAGTATCATGTCTGCAATCATTTGTAGTTGCTATTCGGTCCTTCCCATATCGCGCTCGGCTGAAAATTAGCCTGTGACGTTTTTTAAACCCATCCAACCATCCATTGCTGGCGGAAAAGTCGTCGATTCCGAGTTTGACCGAGAATAGTTTCGCCTTCGCCTTCACTGTTGGCCCTTTTAACAGATTACCATGGCCCATCTTTTGGTTGATCCAGTGTAGCAGACACCGTTCAACATTGGGAAAGTCGGCCCTGCGATTTCTTCGAACGTTGCCCTTGCCTTGCAAACACTGCTGTTTAACGGTGGCTTTGTTGCTTATGATGTTGTAGTAGCTAGAAAGTGGCAAACCATACTCGTGCATTATTTCACTTCGTGATCTTCCGGCTTCGTAGGCATTTATTATCTTAAGCTTATCACGTTGGGAGAaacatttatgtatttttagcGACATCTTACAACCTACAGTTTGCGCCTTTTCTGTGCAACGCAAGGGAAGTACGCAAAGAAATGTTTACCAACACAACAGCTAGTCATGTAACTGTCAAAAGGTGTttaaatgtgtgcgtgtgagagagttttgttttggtattcAATGAAAACATGATATAAATTTGTATCACAACTTTAGTATCTTACAATACATTATAGGTTAAGAAAAAACTTTGCAAATAACTAGGAATCGAACAAATAATTGCATGTTCAAGTTTCGGTATGTATgatggtaataaaaaattgtacaacgaatattttaaatgctttGTCGGAAACGCCGAGATTTATGCAAGAATGTCAAAGAAACGTCAAACcacttttgactttttttcttcggacAAAAAATGTTGGTGAAATACGCATCGATTTTCCCTAGTTTTGTGTGAAGATTTTCCTTCTGAAGGAAAAACGGTACCTAGCGGTACATAGTATTTTGAGTCagtttaaaatatatcaagaTGGTGCAGAAAACGCAACCAACGTTGCGAAGTGTGTGGTTCTGGCACGCGTAATGCATCCGACTGAGAAAATAGTGGTCGAAAGAATTGCACATCACAAAGAGTGTTTTGTTCGGTGGGCCTACGCGAAAGGTCGTCAGCTGCAGCGCAGCATGTAATACTACAACGACGAAGTGTTCCGCGGTGCCATCCTTCTGCCGTGGTgcgaatcgatcgatttttacatttcctgCGTACAGCACAGCAAAAGTATCTTTGCTTTAACGTTAGTTCTTGGTGCATTGGTcagaagaaaaccaaaaaaacatatttcactgAACGAAAGTTAAAAATTAGCAAACACCACCATAATGGATGTGGCAATGATGCAGATAGCCGATGGTCAGGAGTTtttgcacaacacaaacaacaataacaataacaacaacagcaatggCGGTATGGTTTGCGGATTGGATGGGAAGGGCAAACTGGCAGCTGATGTGATCAATGATACACCGCGAGATTTCGTAACACCAAAGATGAGCTCAAGCGTGGCCAGCATTCTCGATGATACAACTCCGAGCGATTCTGGTGTACAGCTGTTGGATTCGGAATCAAGTGGTTTAAATGAATCGATGATTTCGAGTGCCGGAGGGTTCGAGTTTGATGGCGGaccgccaccaccactgcCCTCTTCTGGGGTCTCTTCGTATGGTGAAGaaggtaaaaataataataacaacttTACCTATCACAACCGTTCTGAAGCGGAGATGGAGGTAGAAGCCGCAGAAGAGGACGAATGTGCTGGCGTTGTTAATGCGGACATGGACGAGGCGAGCGAAGCGAAGCTGGCAGCAGATCAAGAAATTGGCGAAGGAATCGAAATCGATCTGGGTATGACCACTAGTCAGGTACCGGATGAACTAATATCCAGCACATGTTCGACGTTCGACAGCGAGAATATCGTCTATCGAAGACGCATTAAGAAAGCACCGATCAGTAAGACACCGAAGAAACGCGTGTCCTTCCACGAGGATATTctgaaaaacaccaaaacgGACAACATTCATATCGAGCACGGGTTTATTACGTACAAGACGGGTGGAATGGGAAAAAAGACCGTAACGAAAGGTCGATACTCCTGGTGTTCGGAAGATGATGCCGGTGGTCTTGACTACGGGGACGAGGAAGCTCAAGAAGGCAGACAGTACGTGTATCGGAATGCCTGTTCCGATGTGCTCGATTATGGTAA
Proteins encoded in this window:
- the LOC125760902 gene encoding tigger transposable element-derived protein 6-like, whose product is MSLKIHKCFSQRDKLKIINAYEAGRSRSEIMHEYGLPLSSYYNIISNKATVKQQCLQGKGNVRRNRRADFPNVERCLLHWINQKMGHGNLLKGPTVKAKAKLFSVKLGIDDFSASNGWLDGFKKRHRLIFSRARYGKDRIATTNDCRHDTAWADCFTSLLDEFEANDIYSIAVTGLFYKCMPEQIFKYKLKDCRDGEDAHERLTVLLCANLTGTDKLPILIIGQSSRSECFVGTKHQSVNYECNSNAWITRTIFVSWLTQVNETMSTNKKQIVLLLNHSIIHSMLPNLPNVKIVLQPSKSSTYVVQPLHKKLIENFKMNFRADVVTYLLECQKTQTKPDTNLSHAFPAAARAWDNISSDTIVNCFMQAGCWPYALCDSLSQHEEKGDPIWPNESDWEELVLHEPKPSFQDYVRVDENVAVTGMLTDDDIVEMVINQCQKHDEKEEGNVTLNTKQFLAARKEILRKNGRRIKTPISDIKNQQLKANKCNDTVIEQRQTLVQKLEALNALETLQKFFEQHIDRNATTFDILNELKAHVKNI